From Psychroflexus torquis ATCC 700755, the proteins below share one genomic window:
- a CDS encoding ISAs1-like element ISPto5 family transposase: protein MKTTQKLKTIFGQIPDFRRSHKQLYDLESILLIGIISVICGADSWNEMENYANSKEEFLRSFLDLPNGIPSHDTFNRVFSNIDSNQFEKCFIQWVSALAQLQPREIIAIDGKTIRGAKAGGKKSPVHMVSAWANDNNLVLGQVKVSQKSNEITAIPKLLKVLSIENTIVTIDAMGCQTKIAKAIVKKNADYILAVKENQPQLLEHIEDEFRFGKTMESNLSQELDHGRIETRTCSVISNFKFILKNNNWENLTSVIKIESKREFKNSQKPAQHAIRYYISSIKASSQDFQKAIRSHWSIENKLHWTLDVAFSEDASRKRTGNSTQNFSILNKIALNLLKNEKSLKTGVKSRRLQAGWDNHYLIKVLNLMKV, encoded by the coding sequence TTGAAAACTACCCAAAAGCTAAAGACCATATTTGGTCAAATACCCGACTTTAGACGTTCTCACAAGCAACTTTACGATTTAGAAAGCATCCTTCTCATCGGGATTATTTCAGTGATTTGTGGAGCAGATTCATGGAATGAAATGGAAAACTACGCCAACTCAAAAGAAGAATTTCTTCGTAGCTTCCTTGATTTGCCTAATGGTATCCCCTCGCACGACACATTTAATCGCGTTTTTTCTAATATTGACAGTAATCAATTTGAAAAATGCTTTATACAATGGGTTAGTGCTCTTGCACAACTACAGCCCAGAGAAATCATTGCTATAGATGGTAAAACAATTAGAGGTGCTAAAGCTGGTGGTAAAAAATCCCCAGTACACATGGTTAGTGCTTGGGCAAATGACAATAATTTGGTTTTAGGACAAGTGAAAGTTTCCCAGAAGTCAAATGAGATCACTGCCATTCCAAAATTATTAAAAGTCTTATCCATAGAAAATACTATTGTAACTATTGATGCTATGGGATGTCAAACTAAAATAGCTAAGGCCATCGTTAAAAAAAATGCAGACTATATCTTGGCTGTAAAAGAGAATCAACCTCAGTTACTAGAGCATATTGAAGATGAATTTAGATTTGGAAAAACTATGGAATCAAACCTTAGCCAAGAACTAGACCATGGCAGAATAGAAACCAGGACGTGCAGTGTAATCAGCAACTTTAAGTTTATTTTAAAAAACAATAACTGGGAAAACCTAACAAGTGTTATAAAAATAGAAAGCAAACGTGAGTTTAAAAACTCACAAAAGCCTGCACAACACGCTATACGATATTATATTTCAAGTATAAAGGCTAGCTCCCAAGATTTTCAAAAAGCCATTCGTTCTCATTGGTCTATAGAAAATAAGTTACACTGGACTTTAGATGTTGCTTTTTCAGAAGATGCTTCTAGAAAAAGAACAGGTAACTCCACTCAAAATTTCTCCATACTCAATAAAATTGCATTAAATTTATTGAAAAATGAAAAATCATTAAAAACAGGGGTGAAGAGCAGAAGACTTCAAGCGGGATGGGACAATCACTATCTGATAAAAGTGCTGAATCTAATGAAAGTTTAA
- a CDS encoding T9SS type A sorting domain-containing protein translates to MFDSCGGFETLAIQFTPSITFTSDGTSTYFIMIEGIGNQSGDFNLEVTCEVAFPDNNECVDATPLVCREAVTGDTSQATNSGGNSSPDVWYSFTGLEGITQEVTASLCGSSFDTVLRVFDACDGNEITLNDDSCGAQSELTFTSDGTSTYLILVEGSGSNAGEFTLELSCSPDDPINYDNCLDAVDINCGDTFVGETITATDSNTSFGGDVFFSFTGEGVMQEITVSLCNDITDFDTELLILDECGGNIIAENDDFCGDQSQLTFTSDGTSRYIIMVDGGFFASGNFSLSISCSPGDPGSNDNCEDAAPVGCGNNVILGDTSIGTDTGGNAAPDLWYSFTGNGNDQDVTLSLCDGGTDFDSVIKVFDECGGTEIAVNDDACGLQSELTFTSEGTSTYLIMIEGSGSSAGAFSLAVSSIACPVPCENPILEINQDAGDACLAFLFQADVIQSYQPVEAISSGAGFQFLSAPTAGTNLTLTLYDALPSDGGVALTSGTAVADGTAVWLDVSWTVASVVPGDTYFIGLTGTAGQCVSGSTSDLYPGGNFFVGGNPSPDADLIFRTYSCKALDAIANDDCSDAIPVDCGVTVTGSTLDATDSGGNAAPDLWYSFTGNGNDQDVTLSLCDGGTDFDSVIRVFDECGGTEIAANDDACGLQSELTFTSEGASTYLIMIEGSGSSAGAFSLAVSCVVLGDSCDDSSLEINQDFGDACIANISQGAITQSYQPFEAESSGAGFQFTNPPTAGTNLTLTLYDALPSNAGVALASGTAVADGTAVWLDVFWPITDVVLGDTYFIGVTGSANQCLNGVLSDVYSGGKAFVGGNTFPNFDFTFRTYSCNSTGGVVNDDCTDAIAVDCGETVTGNTTDATDSRGEPSGDVFYSFTGTGIQEEVTLSLCDGGTDYDSILYVFDDSCGSLNEIAFNDDFCGTRSEVTFISDGTTTYTIMVEGFESNTGDFSMSVSCGNLGIDDIDFSQFNYYPNPVNETINFSSQVNIDSITIYNILGQQVVAQSVNAISGQLNVSNLRTGIYFMKVSVGSKSKTYKVIKR, encoded by the coding sequence ATGTTTGACAGTTGCGGCGGTTTTGAAACCCTAGCAATTCAGTTTACACCTTCAATAACATTTACATCTGACGGGACTTCAACCTATTTTATTATGATTGAAGGTATAGGGAATCAATCTGGGGATTTCAACTTAGAGGTGACGTGTGAAGTTGCTTTTCCAGACAATAACGAATGTGTTGATGCAACCCCACTCGTATGTCGTGAAGCTGTAACTGGAGATACGTCACAAGCAACGAACTCTGGCGGTAATTCTTCACCAGATGTTTGGTACTCATTTACAGGTCTAGAAGGCATAACGCAGGAGGTTACTGCATCATTATGTGGGAGTAGTTTTGATACCGTACTCCGTGTATTTGATGCATGTGACGGAAATGAAATTACCCTAAATGATGACTCGTGTGGAGCGCAATCTGAACTCACATTTACGTCTGATGGAACATCGACATACCTTATTCTAGTAGAAGGCTCAGGCTCTAATGCTGGTGAGTTCACTTTAGAGTTAAGCTGTAGCCCAGACGATCCAATAAATTATGACAATTGTCTTGATGCAGTTGATATCAACTGTGGTGATACTTTTGTAGGTGAAACAATAACGGCAACAGACTCTAACACCAGTTTTGGAGGAGATGTATTTTTCTCTTTTACAGGTGAAGGTGTTATGCAGGAGATTACGGTTTCATTATGTAACGATATTACAGACTTTGATACAGAACTTTTAATTCTTGATGAATGTGGTGGAAACATAATTGCTGAAAATGATGACTTTTGTGGAGACCAATCTCAACTTACATTTACATCTGATGGAACTTCTAGATATATCATTATGGTTGATGGAGGCTTTTTTGCTTCTGGTAATTTTAGCTTAAGCATTTCTTGTAGTCCAGGTGATCCAGGATCAAACGACAATTGTGAAGATGCAGCACCTGTTGGTTGTGGAAATAATGTAATTTTAGGTGACACTTCTATAGGGACTGATACAGGAGGAAATGCTGCTCCAGACCTTTGGTATTCATTTACTGGAAATGGAAATGACCAAGATGTAACTTTATCACTATGTGATGGCGGAACAGACTTTGATTCAGTGATCAAAGTATTTGATGAGTGTGGCGGTACTGAAATTGCAGTGAATGATGACGCATGTGGATTACAATCTGAACTTACATTTACATCTGAAGGGACTTCAACATACCTTATTATGATAGAAGGTTCTGGTTCTAGTGCAGGTGCATTTAGCTTAGCAGTAAGCTCTATTGCTTGCCCTGTTCCCTGTGAAAATCCAATCCTTGAGATTAATCAAGATGCTGGAGATGCATGTTTGGCTTTTCTTTTTCAAGCAGATGTTATACAGTCTTATCAGCCTGTTGAGGCCATAAGCTCTGGAGCAGGTTTCCAGTTTTTAAGTGCGCCAACCGCTGGCACAAATTTAACATTAACACTATATGATGCTCTTCCTAGTGATGGAGGTGTTGCTTTAACTAGTGGAACTGCTGTTGCTGATGGAACGGCTGTATGGTTAGATGTATCATGGACTGTAGCTTCTGTTGTTCCTGGAGACACCTACTTTATTGGACTAACGGGAACAGCTGGCCAATGTGTAAGTGGATCAACTAGTGATTTGTATCCAGGCGGGAACTTTTTTGTTGGTGGTAATCCTTCTCCAGATGCAGACCTTATATTTAGAACCTACAGTTGTAAGGCCCTCGATGCTATAGCAAACGACGATTGTTCAGATGCTATTCCGGTTGATTGTGGCGTAACTGTTACAGGAAGCACATTAGATGCCACCGATTCTGGAGGAAATGCTGCTCCAGACCTTTGGTATTCATTTACTGGAAATGGAAATGACCAAGATGTAACTTTATCACTATGTGATGGCGGAACAGACTTTGATTCAGTAATTAGAGTATTTGATGAGTGTGGCGGTACTGAAATTGCAGCGAATGATGACGCATGTGGATTACAATCCGAACTTACATTTACATCTGAGGGGGCTTCAACATACCTCATTATGATAGAAGGTTCTGGTTCTAGTGCGGGTGCATTTAGCTTAGCAGTAAGCTGTGTTGTTCTTGGAGATTCCTGTGACGATTCATCGCTTGAGATCAATCAAGATTTCGGAGACGCTTGTATAGCTAATATTAGTCAAGGAGCTATTACACAGTCTTATCAGCCTTTTGAAGCAGAGAGTTCTGGTGCAGGTTTCCAGTTTACAAATCCGCCAACCGCTGGTACAAATTTAACATTAACACTATACGATGCTCTTCCAAGTAATGCAGGCGTTGCTTTAGCTAGTGGAACCGCAGTTGCTGACGGAACGGCAGTATGGTTAGATGTATTCTGGCCTATAACTGATGTTGTTCTTGGAGATACTTACTTTATTGGAGTAACGGGATCAGCTAACCAATGTTTAAATGGAGTACTTAGCGATGTTTATTCAGGCGGGAAGGCTTTTGTTGGAGGGAATACTTTTCCAAATTTCGACTTTACATTTAGAACGTACAGTTGTAACTCCACCGGAGGTGTAGTCAATGACGATTGTACGGATGCTATCGCGGTTGATTGTGGTGAAACTGTTACAGGAAACACAACAGACGCTACTGATTCTAGAGGAGAACCTAGTGGAGACGTATTTTATAGCTTTACGGGAACAGGAATTCAAGAGGAAGTAACACTGTCGCTTTGTGATGGAGGCACCGACTACGATTCTATTTTATACGTATTTGATGATAGTTGCGGGTCTTTAAACGAGATTGCATTTAACGATGACTTTTGTGGCACGCGGTCTGAAGTAACATTTATCTCCGATGGAACAACTACTTACACTATTATGGTAGAAGGTTTTGAATCTAACACAGGAGATTTCTCAATGTCTGTTTCTTGCGGAAATTTAGGAATTGATGATATTGATTTTTCTCAATTTAATTATTATCCGAATCCTGTAAACGAGACTATCAACTTTAGTTCTCAAGTAAATATCGATAGCATCACTATCTATAACATTCTTGGGCAACAAGTAGTGGCTCAATCAGTAAATGCTATTTCTGGCCAATTGAATGTTTCTAACTTACGAACTGGAATTTACTTTATGAAAGTATCAGTTGGTTCTAAATCAAAAACATATAAAGTGATCAAGAGATAA
- a CDS encoding transposase, which produces MNTKNNNKDYKLVKLYDYVCKKFDEQLQFESMRFSNNNTPKLTDQEIVTIYLFVMEHQGIFKMNKIHQFASEYLLSWFPDLVSYQAFNRRINRLSNVMNTLVGMILTEFTPKECSTKFSVLDSMPIVTCSGKRSGKVAPDITDKGFCSTKSMYYYGMKLHALGFCNPTKLPHPEQIIFTAASVNDFALFKEAWSEKENRTFFGDKIYQSKSFFTDMYANFNSEMLTPVKAVKGMPDVLKKFDRAANDLYSRAVSKIRQPIEALFSWLIEKSDIQKASKVRSTKGLNLHVYGRLAAAFITLLFNS; this is translated from the coding sequence TTGAATACAAAGAACAATAACAAGGATTATAAGTTAGTAAAATTATATGATTATGTATGTAAAAAGTTTGATGAACAGCTACAATTCGAATCTATGCGTTTTAGCAATAATAATACTCCAAAACTTACAGATCAAGAAATCGTCACGATTTATCTATTTGTAATGGAGCATCAAGGGATTTTTAAAATGAATAAAATACATCAATTTGCAAGTGAGTATTTATTGAGTTGGTTTCCAGATTTAGTTAGCTATCAAGCTTTTAACCGCAGAATAAATAGGCTTTCTAATGTTATGAATACTCTTGTAGGGATGATTTTAACCGAATTTACACCAAAGGAATGTTCGACAAAATTTAGCGTATTAGATTCAATGCCTATTGTCACTTGCTCTGGAAAACGCTCGGGTAAAGTTGCACCCGATATTACAGATAAAGGATTTTGCTCCACAAAAAGCATGTATTATTATGGAATGAAATTGCATGCTTTAGGGTTTTGTAACCCAACTAAATTACCACATCCAGAACAAATTATATTTACTGCGGCTTCTGTAAACGACTTTGCGCTATTTAAAGAAGCTTGGTCAGAAAAAGAAAATCGAACGTTTTTTGGGGATAAAATATATCAATCTAAAAGTTTTTTCACAGATATGTATGCTAATTTTAATTCGGAAATGTTAACACCAGTGAAGGCTGTAAAAGGAATGCCCGATGTTTTAAAAAAGTTTGATCGCGCTGCAAACGATTTATATTCAAGAGCTGTATCCAAAATTAGACAACCAATTGAAGCGCTATTTAGTTGGCTTATTGAAAAATCAGACATACAAAAAGCTAGCAAAGTAAGATCTACTAAAGGCTTAAATCTACATGTTTATGGTCGACTGGCAGCAGCATTTATAACACTATTGTTTAACTCTTGA
- a CDS encoding transposase — protein MGTYLSLDETPLSKGELYTILNNKNAQGKKASIIPIVKGTITIDVINILHKIPLERRNVVEEVTVDMAGSMNLIAKKCFPKT, from the coding sequence ATCGGCACCTATTTAAGTCTAGACGAAACCCCCTTATCTAAAGGTGAGCTATACACCATCTTAAACAACAAGAATGCTCAGGGTAAAAAAGCGAGTATAATTCCTATTGTAAAAGGAACTATAACCATTGATGTCATTAATATACTCCATAAGATCCCTCTAGAGAGACGAAATGTGGTAGAAGAAGTTACAGTTGATATGGCAGGTAGCATGAATTTAATTGCTAAAAAATGTTTTCCTAAAACATAA